atgtttctcaGCCTAAAATTACAAAGAATTGGAGTATTTTATTGTCTACAGTACACAATatcattaaaagattcagagaatctgaagaaatctctgtacACAAGGTCATAAGGCCGAAAACCAACATTGGCTGGTCGTGATCGTCAGTCCTCAGACGTCAGTGCATGAGCTCAAGAACACTTCCAAAAACCAGTGTCTGGAAACACAGTTCATTGCTGCATccaaaaatgaagctgaaactcTACCATGCAAAGAGCAAACTATATttaaaccagatccagaaatgCCACCGCCttctctgatctgatctgattaTGAAACAAATACGACACAGGAGACCCCGacctgttgagcagctgaaatcatacATCAGagcaagaatgggaaaacattccacgttcaaaatgacagcaagtGGTCTCctcagttcagtcagtgttgttAGACATGACCCTTTTTCATCTGGTGACAGAAGCCCTGTTGAACTGGTTTGTTGGTTAATATAATGTTCATAGACAGATCATGAGAGTTGtcctccaaccatgttttgatatgaatgaatccagttactgttgtttgtgcttcaagtgtgtgtgtgcgcgtgcgtgtgtgcgtgcgcgcgtgtgtgtgtgtgtgttgttttttcttaaatgtgTGGTTTGGCTTTGATCTCACATATAGAACAGAACAAAGAACATTATCATGATGTCTttgttgtgaggtcacaacattccgGACATTGGCTCTTAAACTGAGGACACATTCCCAAGAGAAACCCAGATAAGTTGTTTTTAGTTTTATCATTTCATCGGTGAACAATGTACTTTTGAAACTCATGGATTCAAAATCGTGGCCAACAACGAGCACTGGTCAGTGTTcggtctccaatcaacaacttggtggGTAGTGAGGACAAAATCCCAGCAAAAATACATACTTAAATTTACTTaaagtatatttaaatattgCAAATTATGTTTCCAGTACATTTATATAAATGTGGACTGCAATACATTGAAAGTATACTTTTAATTAATACTACAGTAAAACGTATTTTTGGTGAAATTTATGTTCAATTTTTAAAGTGTACTATAAAATACTTTACAGTGTATAATGTGCATTGAATACATAATATATTGGAGGACTTTCCTTCACCCTTAGTTTTGAAGTACACTTAAAGTGTATTGAAAATGCTCAAGATGTATGTAAAATTACACTAGTAGTGTAATTTTACGTTACACCCAAAGTGTACTGGAAACGGAAGCAATATACAAATATACTAAAGAGAATGTACTTGTAATCCATTAGTAGTACATGTCATGTACATTCTATGTACATCATGCAATATATTTAAGCAAATTGGTAGAACACTTTAAATCCTCACTTACAATAAATTTTTAGTATTGTAGTAGAGTAGTAGACTTTTCAAGTACACTTACAGTGTATTGAAAATGTTTAAGAAGTATGTAGATGTATTTATAATCTACTACAATTAGATTTTATGTGCACTCAAAGTACAACTCACATTACATTGTAAATGTATTTCAGTTGTACTTTAAATTGAAGAATAgcagaatagaatagaatagaatagaatagaatagaatagaatagaatagtgAATATAAAACAATTAGTATATTTGCAGTATATCAATTATTCTTGAAATAGTCACATTCTTATTACAGTCAAGAATACTTAATACAATTTAAGCTGGACTTTTGCAGAACTTAAAGTATCATAGGTACAAAATTAGTTGTTCCAATTTAGCACACTTTAATTACACTATTTTATAGTCTGGATGCAGGTACACTTTAGTATGCTCAGTATCATAATGTTACGTatatttagtgtgtttttttttcactaagGTAGATATTGTCATAGAATACATTcagcaaacattttctcttcttgCAGGACGCCACACTGACCCCACTGTCTATGCAGTAAAGGACTGCAGATTAGATGGAAGACAGAAGACCTTGAAAAGATTTTCTGATGAGAGTCTTGAAGGAGcaagcaagaggaggaggacaagttCCTCCAATGACTCCACCCTGATCAATTCGCTTACTTCCAGCACCATCAGCATCCCCTCTGGAAGTGAAGAGAGGACCAGCGTAAAGAAgaagtctgaggaaacagaggagcccAGGAAGAGGAGCGGAAAGACCTCCAGTCCCCCTGAGGCACCCAGTGACCATGTTACCGAGGCTTCATCCAGTGACACCACCCCTTCAGCAACCGACGACCCCCATAAGAGCAGAGGTAAGATAGAAATACTTGAGTTTGCTTGGCATGAGGAGTGCTATTTAGACTGTGAAGACTGTTGTGTAAAGTCTACTGTGGATGTGGAGGGAGTTCTTCAAAGACTGACAAAATAACCCTGATGGTGTTATCATGGGGTTTGAAAGAGGTGGGGTGTCCGGTGAAAGATACCAGTGAGCGGAAATATGTTTGGAGACTAAAGTCTGGACACCTCGGCCTCTGCTGCGTCAGTTAGTACCATAGATACTAAGGCGGACTCTGTGAGCCTTGAGAAAGATTCAGGCTGCCTGTtttacccatctccagtctttatgctaagctaagctaatcaactGTTTATGTAAATGTCCAAATGGTCCAACTACTTTTTTCAAGGTTCAGTCTTGGGGTTTAGATTCATATTGCAATCAGGATTCAATTTTTAGAAAATACAAATTATGATGAGAGGTAGTGTAATCAATAAaagttgtgaacaagtaatcaaactgtttttatctgtacttcctctctgcagctgcctttGTATCCAAATACAAGCCAGGGAACCTGCTAGGTCACGGGAGCTATGGAACGGTCTTTGCTGGCCACCGCAGACACGACAATCTGCCTGTAAGACATGCcatacaacacacaaacacacacgcacacacactctttgattaatgtatccactcttGTACGTAGTATAAACTAaccaaatgtctgtgtttctgtcctgtaGGTGGCCATAAAACACATCCCTGAGTCCAAGTTTTGGTACACAACACTGGTAAGTGACGTCTCTACATTATTTAACTCATGACAAACATTTCTtgatatttctctttttatacTTGGTACAAAGGGAACATATCCACATGTTTCTCTTGTAACTCATTTAAACTAACAGCTAGAATACTGTTTACTTTTGTATATGTGCACAAATGAAGggttcattgtttttcttcttataTTCAGTTTCTGGATGGGAAAATTTGCGAAGCCCCTATGGAGGTGGCAATGTTGCTGAGACtcagaccagcagcaggagggacCAGTGCAGCCGTGGCCCTGCTGGACTGGTTTGATCTGGACGATGAGCTGATTCTCATCCTAGAGAGACCAGCTCCCTGCATGGACCTGCTAGACTACACTGAATCAAGAGGGTCCATCCTGCGGGAGTGCGAGGTTAAAGTAAGTAGCTGCTGGCaggtgtatttctgtgtttttgtatcTGTGTTCAAGTGCAACATAACTCACAGTGTgcatgtctctttctctctcccttagATCATAaccaaacagctggtcaatgccttcattgagatccactccagaGGTGtgttccacagggacatcaagaTGGACAACATACTGGTTGAAACTGGCTCTGATGTTCCACGCATCAGGATTATTGATTTTGGCTGTGGCACATACCTGAAAGAGGGGATGTACCATACAAAAGcaggtatgccatctttctataataatctggttctctgagataatccaccatctttgctgtct
This region of Chaetodon trifascialis isolate fChaTrf1 chromosome 16, fChaTrf1.hap1, whole genome shotgun sequence genomic DNA includes:
- the LOC139345028 gene encoding serine/threonine-protein kinase pim-2-like — its product is MLRRHTDPTVYAVKDCRLDGRQKTLKRFSDESLEGASKRRRTSSSNDSTLINSLTSSTISIPSGSEERTSVKKKSEETEEPRKRSGKTSSPPEAPSDHVTEASSSDTTPSATDDPHKSRAAFVSKYKPGNLLGHGSYGTVFAGHRRHDNLPVAIKHIPESKFWYTTLFLDGKICEAPMEVAMLLRLRPAAGGTSAAVALLDWFDLDDELILILERPAPCMDLLDYTESRGSILRECEVKIITKQLVNAFIEIHSRGVFHRDIKMDNILVETGSDVPRIRIIDFGCGTYLKEGMYHTKAGARNYAPPEWFLHQCYRAEPTTVWQLGVMLFRTLHSCLPFCNSNEIIHKHPKVRANLSSNCHHFLLSCLTKSPEARPTLKTLKNHSWLE